Proteins encoded together in one Quercus lobata isolate SW786 chromosome 3, ValleyOak3.0 Primary Assembly, whole genome shotgun sequence window:
- the LOC115980920 gene encoding uncharacterized protein LOC115980920 has translation MAIYSKDEALMCKVFPSNLGPVAMRWFNGLRANFIDSFKKLTRAFGARFITCNRVPRPLRSLLSMSIREGETLKAYSNRYWEMFNEIEGEYNDVAISTFKAGLPAEHDLRKSLTGKPVTSVHQLMDWIDKYRRVEENQLQRMRKSKRII, from the coding sequence ATGGCTATTTACTCCAAagatgaggccttgatgtgtaaggtcTTCCCATCTAACTTGGGCCccgtggcgatgaggtggttcaacggttTGAGGGCGAACTTTATCGACTCCTTCAAGAAACTCACccgggcttttggtgctcgtttTATTACTTGCAATAGGGTTCCTCGGCCTCTGAGATCTTTATTATCTATGTCCATACGGGAGGGTGAGACTCTGAAGGCATATTCGAAtagatactgggagatgtttaatgaaatagaagGAGAGTACAATGATGTGGCCATTAGCACTTTCAAGGCTGGTCTTCCAGCAGAGCATGATTTGAGGAAATCTCTGACTGGTAAACCTGTTACTAGTGTACATCAATTGATGGATTGGATTGACAAGTACAGAAGAGTAGAAGAAAACCAACTGCAGAGGAtgagaaaaagtaaaaggatTATTTAA